Proteins from a genomic interval of Clostridium sp. M62/1:
- a CDS encoding fructose-bisphosphatase class III — protein MKNLEEKYLERLSELYPTIAAASTEVINLEAILNLPKGTEHFLTDVHGEYEAFSHVLKNGSGSVKRKIDDVFGNTLSRQDKQALATLIYYPWEKMERILKKEENPEDWYKITLYRLIEVCRRASSKYTRSKVRKALPREFAYVMEELITERGDLADKESYYGAIVQTIIRVGRAGQFIAALCELIQRLTVDHLHIVGDIFDRGPGPHIIMDKLMAYHSVDVQWGNHDVLWMGAAAGQLCCIANVIRICARYGNLDILEDGYGINLLPLANFALNTYGDDPCSCFALKGTNTYEQPELELNLKMHKAISVIQFKAEGQAIRRHPEFGLGHRNLLQQIDYEKGTIFLDGKDYPLLDTNFPTIDPADPCRFTEQEADIMDRLAKAFMGCEKLQKHMKFLLANGSLYKVYNNNLLYHGCVPLNEDGTLKEVEIYGRRYKGRALYDVLDNYVRKGFVAVDEEEREKGRDLMWYIWLSENSPLFGKDKMATFERYFLAEKETHREVKNPYYKFLENEEVVDRILREFGLEPEGAHIINGHVPVKSKDGESPIKCGGKLLIIDGGFSRAYQKETGIAGYTLIYNSYGLILAAHRPFESTEAAIENESDIHSDSTVVKWVARRKRVGDTDTGQELREKIKDLERLLEAYYSGAIAEKFTG, from the coding sequence ATGAAGAACCTGGAAGAGAAGTATCTGGAACGGCTTTCGGAGCTGTACCCGACGATTGCGGCAGCATCCACAGAGGTGATCAACCTGGAAGCCATATTAAACCTTCCCAAGGGGACAGAGCACTTTCTGACGGACGTGCACGGGGAGTATGAGGCCTTTTCCCATGTGCTGAAAAACGGTTCCGGCTCAGTGAAGAGAAAGATTGACGATGTGTTCGGAAATACCCTGAGCCGTCAGGACAAGCAGGCGCTGGCAACGCTGATCTACTATCCGTGGGAAAAGATGGAGCGGATTCTGAAAAAGGAGGAAAATCCGGAAGACTGGTATAAGATTACCCTTTACCGGCTGATTGAGGTATGCCGCAGGGCGTCCAGCAAGTATACGCGCTCCAAGGTGCGAAAGGCTCTCCCCAGGGAGTTTGCCTATGTGATGGAGGAGCTGATCACAGAGAGAGGGGATCTGGCAGACAAGGAATCCTACTATGGGGCCATTGTGCAGACGATTATCCGCGTGGGGAGGGCAGGTCAGTTTATTGCGGCGCTCTGTGAGCTGATTCAGCGTCTGACCGTGGATCACCTGCACATTGTCGGGGATATCTTTGACAGGGGACCGGGACCGCATATCATTATGGACAAGCTGATGGCCTATCACTCTGTGGACGTACAGTGGGGAAACCACGATGTGCTGTGGATGGGGGCGGCAGCAGGGCAGCTCTGCTGCATTGCAAATGTGATCCGCATCTGTGCAAGGTATGGGAATCTCGACATTCTGGAGGATGGGTACGGCATTAACCTGCTTCCTCTGGCGAACTTTGCCCTGAACACCTACGGAGACGATCCCTGTTCCTGTTTTGCACTGAAGGGAACGAATACATATGAGCAGCCGGAGCTGGAGCTGAACCTGAAAATGCACAAGGCGATCTCCGTCATTCAGTTTAAAGCGGAGGGACAGGCGATCAGGCGCCATCCTGAGTTCGGCCTGGGGCACAGAAATCTGCTTCAGCAGATTGACTATGAAAAAGGAACGATCTTTCTGGACGGGAAAGACTATCCCCTTCTCGACACGAACTTTCCCACCATCGATCCGGCAGATCCCTGCCGGTTTACAGAGCAGGAGGCGGACATTATGGATCGCCTTGCCAAGGCTTTTATGGGATGCGAGAAACTGCAGAAGCATATGAAATTCCTGCTTGCCAACGGAAGCCTGTATAAAGTATACAATAACAATCTGCTATACCACGGCTGCGTACCTCTCAATGAGGACGGTACGCTGAAGGAGGTGGAAATTTACGGAAGGCGCTATAAAGGCCGGGCGCTCTACGACGTTCTGGACAATTATGTCCGCAAGGGCTTTGTGGCTGTGGATGAGGAGGAGCGCGAAAAGGGCCGGGATCTGATGTGGTATATCTGGCTCAGCGAGAATTCTCCTCTGTTCGGGAAGGATAAGATGGCCACCTTTGAGCGGTATTTTCTGGCAGAAAAGGAAACGCACCGGGAGGTGAAAAACCCCTATTACAAGTTTCTGGAAAACGAGGAGGTCGTTGACCGGATCCTCCGGGAATTCGGGCTTGAGCCGGAGGGGGCGCATATTATCAACGGACATGTGCCGGTCAAGTCAAAGGATGGGGAAAGCCCTATTAAATGCGGCGGAAAACTGCTGATCATCGACGGGGGATTTTCCAGAGCCTACCAGAAGGAGACGGGAATTGCCGGGTATACGCTGATTTATAATTCCTACGGACTGATTCTGGCGGCGCACAGACCCTTCGAATCCACAGAAGCGGCCATCGAAAATGAGAGCGATATACATTCAGACAGCACGGTGGTTAAATGGGTTGCCAGAAGAAAGCGGGTGGGAGATACGGACACAGGTCAGGAGCTGAGGGAAAAGATAAAGGATTTGGAGAGGCTTCTGGAGGCTTATTACAGCGGAGCCATAGCAGAAAAGTTTACCGGATAG
- a CDS encoding sodium-dependent transporter has translation MEREKFSSRLGFILISAGCAIGLGNVWRFPYIVGQYGGAAFVLIYVAFLLLLGLPIIVMEFAVGRASQKSVALSFDVLEPKGSKWHIEKWFAMAGNYILMMFYTTVAGWLVYYFVKMAKGDFAGLDPAGVSEQFNAVMASPSINVGFMVLVVVVCFAICAMGLQAGVEKITKIMMVVLLLLMIVLAANSVMMENSGPGLEFYLKPDFQKIKDAGLGEVVFAALGQSFFTLSIGIGALAIFGSYIGKERRLTGEAISVLILDTCVAFMAGLIIFPACFAYNIEAGQGPSLIFVTLPNVFNNMSGGRFWGSLFFVFMAFAAGSTVIAVFQNIVSFATDLTGCSVKKAVAVNLVVVIILSLPCALGFNVLSAVAPFGPGSTIMDLEDFIVSNNLLPLGSLVYLLFCTSRYGWGFKNFLAEADEGKGIKFPAWARVYVSYGIPIIVLVIFVQGYWSKFAPMFMN, from the coding sequence ATGGAAAGAGAAAAATTTTCGTCTCGCCTGGGATTTATCCTGATCTCCGCAGGCTGCGCCATTGGCCTGGGAAATGTCTGGAGATTTCCCTATATCGTGGGACAGTACGGCGGAGCAGCTTTTGTGCTGATTTATGTGGCTTTCCTGCTTCTTCTGGGCCTTCCCATCATTGTCATGGAGTTTGCTGTGGGACGTGCCAGCCAGAAGAGCGTGGCTCTGTCTTTTGACGTTTTAGAGCCGAAAGGGAGCAAATGGCATATTGAGAAGTGGTTTGCCATGGCTGGAAACTACATCTTAATGATGTTTTATACAACCGTTGCCGGCTGGCTGGTATACTACTTTGTGAAGATGGCAAAGGGAGACTTTGCCGGTCTTGATCCGGCCGGAGTGTCTGAACAGTTTAATGCCGTGATGGCGAGTCCGTCTATCAACGTGGGATTTATGGTACTGGTGGTTGTGGTCTGCTTTGCCATCTGCGCAATGGGCCTTCAGGCGGGAGTTGAGAAGATTACCAAGATTATGATGGTTGTGCTCCTGCTCCTGATGATTGTCCTGGCGGCTAACTCTGTCATGATGGAAAACAGCGGCCCAGGCCTTGAGTTTTACCTGAAGCCGGATTTCCAGAAGATTAAGGATGCGGGACTCGGAGAGGTGGTGTTCGCCGCTCTGGGACAGTCCTTCTTTACGCTGAGCATCGGAATCGGAGCTCTGGCGATCTTCGGAAGCTACATAGGGAAAGAGAGACGTCTGACAGGAGAGGCTATCAGTGTCCTTATTCTGGACACCTGCGTGGCATTTATGGCTGGACTGATTATATTCCCGGCCTGCTTTGCCTACAATATCGAGGCTGGGCAGGGACCGTCCCTGATCTTTGTGACCCTTCCCAATGTGTTCAACAATATGTCCGGCGGAAGGTTCTGGGGAAGCCTGTTTTTCGTATTCATGGCATTTGCGGCAGGCTCCACGGTAATCGCCGTATTCCAGAATATCGTATCCTTCGCCACCGACCTGACAGGCTGCTCCGTAAAGAAGGCAGTCGCAGTGAATCTGGTGGTTGTGATTATCCTCTCCCTCCCCTGTGCTCTGGGCTTTAATGTGCTGAGTGCAGTTGCACCGTTTGGACCGGGATCCACCATCATGGATCTGGAGGATTTCATTGTCAGCAATAACCTGCTTCCTCTGGGAAGCCTTGTATATCTTTTATTCTGCACAAGCCGTTACGGCTGGGGCTTTAAAAACTTTCTGGCTGAGGCGGATGAGGGAAAGGGAATCAAATTCCCGGCGTGGGCGAGAGTTTACGTTTCCTACGGAATCCCGATTATCGTGCTGGTTATCTTTGTTCAGGGCTACTGGTCAAAGTTTGCACCGATGTTTATGAATTAA
- a CDS encoding MarR family winged helix-turn-helix transcriptional regulator, translating to MEENQGQELREFNRLYKKLEELYHSLSLRLGMSDSIFSILYTICELGDGCSQKEICEQLSASKQTINSAIRKLENQGILFMRKGEKGRELHIHLTERGRCEVREKILPVMEAEDQAFIRMPEQDRAEFLRLSRIYVDAMIRETSSIRALEERS from the coding sequence ATGGAGGAGAATCAGGGGCAGGAGCTCAGAGAATTTAACCGCCTGTACAAAAAGCTGGAGGAGCTGTATCACAGCCTTTCGCTGAGGCTTGGGATGTCAGACAGTATTTTTTCCATTCTGTACACCATCTGCGAGCTGGGAGACGGCTGTTCTCAGAAGGAGATCTGTGAGCAGCTCTCTGCCAGCAAGCAGACGATCAACTCGGCGATACGGAAGCTGGAAAATCAGGGAATCCTCTTTATGAGGAAGGGGGAAAAGGGGAGAGAGCTTCACATTCACCTGACGGAGAGGGGAAGGTGTGAGGTGAGAGAAAAGATTCTTCCTGTCATGGAAGCTGAGGATCAGGCATTTATACGGATGCCTGAGCAGGACCGGGCGGAGTTTCTGCGGCTGAGCCGGATATATGTGGACGCCATGATCCGGGAAACAAGTTCTATCAGGGCTTTGGAGGAAAGATCATGA
- a CDS encoding ABC transporter ATP-binding protein — MKILMRFIRPYRGLAAAALLFVFLDVAGALVIPTITADLINVGVGTGNMDYIIEKGILMMAVTVLAGGCALLGSLLSARLSALLGRDMRNALYEKTLSFSIHDFEQFGTGSMITRTLNDVSVIQQSAVWCIMMVLPVPALSVMGIVMAVLIDPAMGAILAAAVVLVILLALVISRRAASIFEMLQRYLDRMNVVLRENITGVRVIRAFNKENHEKKRMKKSFEDYAEAAVKTNQLFAALDSFSFFAINILIVAILWIGGNRIGAGSMEIGDITALTEYTILILYYLMMAQMVIILLPRARVCLGRLEEVLTCEPEVKDGEDAEKEKNRDENRDEKRDRLEGDGAFCFKNVSFRFADADEDTLKNLDFVCRRGETTAVIGGTGSGKSTIARLLLRFYDVTEGAILADGRDIRQMSQRELRSKISYIPQKAWLFSGTIADNLRYGKPDASEEEMYHALDVAQAGFVRELEQGLESHVAQGGTNFSGGQKQRLAIARALMKKADLYIFDDSFSALDFKTDSALRRALKAETEDAAVLIIAQRINTILNAEQIIVLNEGQIAGIGTHESLLRECSVYQEIARSQMKGGEA, encoded by the coding sequence ATGAAGATTTTGATGAGATTTATCAGGCCGTACAGAGGGCTGGCTGCGGCTGCGCTTCTGTTCGTGTTTTTGGATGTGGCGGGAGCCCTTGTCATACCCACCATCACCGCCGATCTGATCAATGTGGGTGTCGGCACCGGAAATATGGACTATATTATAGAGAAGGGAATCCTGATGATGGCAGTCACTGTCCTGGCGGGGGGCTGTGCCCTGCTTGGCAGCCTTCTGTCAGCCAGACTGTCCGCGCTGCTTGGGAGGGATATGAGAAATGCCCTGTATGAAAAGACTCTTTCTTTTTCGATTCACGATTTTGAGCAGTTCGGCACCGGATCCATGATTACCAGGACATTGAATGACGTGTCGGTGATTCAGCAGTCAGCCGTGTGGTGCATCATGATGGTGCTCCCGGTTCCTGCGCTCTCTGTCATGGGGATTGTCATGGCAGTTCTGATCGACCCTGCTATGGGGGCAATCCTGGCGGCTGCGGTGGTGCTTGTCATCCTTTTAGCCCTGGTTATCAGCCGGAGGGCGGCTTCGATCTTTGAGATGCTCCAGCGCTATCTGGATCGGATGAATGTAGTGCTGAGGGAAAATATTACAGGCGTGAGGGTCATCCGGGCGTTTAACAAGGAAAACCATGAGAAAAAGAGGATGAAGAAGTCCTTTGAGGATTACGCAGAGGCTGCTGTAAAGACGAACCAGCTGTTTGCCGCCCTTGACAGCTTTTCCTTCTTTGCAATCAACATCCTGATCGTGGCGATTCTCTGGATCGGAGGAAACAGGATTGGCGCGGGAAGCATGGAAATCGGCGACATCACGGCTCTGACAGAGTACACGATCCTGATTCTCTATTATCTGATGATGGCTCAGATGGTGATTATTCTCCTGCCCAGGGCGCGTGTCTGTCTGGGAAGGCTTGAGGAGGTTCTGACCTGCGAGCCGGAGGTAAAGGACGGAGAGGACGCTGAAAAGGAGAAAAACAGAGACGAAAACAGAGATGAAAAAAGAGACAGACTGGAAGGAGACGGGGCCTTCTGCTTTAAAAATGTTTCGTTCCGGTTTGCAGACGCCGATGAGGACACTCTGAAGAACCTGGACTTTGTCTGCCGCAGAGGGGAGACAACGGCTGTCATAGGAGGAACGGGGAGCGGAAAATCGACCATCGCCAGGCTGCTTCTGCGCTTTTACGATGTGACGGAGGGAGCCATCCTGGCAGACGGGAGAGATATAAGGCAGATGAGCCAGAGGGAGCTCCGCTCAAAAATTTCCTATATCCCCCAGAAGGCATGGCTGTTTTCCGGGACCATCGCTGATAATCTCCGGTACGGGAAACCGGATGCCTCTGAGGAGGAGATGTACCATGCCCTGGATGTGGCCCAGGCAGGCTTTGTGAGGGAGCTGGAGCAGGGGCTTGAATCTCATGTGGCTCAGGGAGGGACGAATTTCTCCGGCGGCCAGAAGCAGAGGCTTGCCATTGCAAGAGCCCTTATGAAGAAGGCGGATCTGTACATTTTCGATGACAGCTTTTCTGCTCTGGACTTTAAGACGGACAGCGCCCTCAGAAGGGCGCTGAAGGCAGAGACGGAGGATGCAGCCGTGCTGATCATTGCCCAGAGGATCAACACGATTCTGAACGCAGAGCAGATCATTGTGCTGAATGAGGGACAGATTGCCGGGATCGGAACACATGAAAGTCTTCTGAGAGAGTGCAGTGTGTACCAGGAAATCGCCCGATCACAGATGAAGGGAGGGGAGGCATAG
- a CDS encoding ABC transporter ATP-binding protein has protein sequence MDTEKSYLEDELELEVPKNGLKTMKRMWDSAPEQHLRLLLVMISVVCYTLFSIVSPLYSAHLVDLIWNGVKESAAQRTVFSFSWARGGRELLILFLLYSVTWLFYTAQNFLMAGFAEKLNLNLREQISRKLNRLPLSYFDGHQPGEILSRATNDLDKMSEALQTGLLKLFTSVGLAAGSLIMMLRYNLILTAVFLVFTGLSMVLTNIFSGKTLRFSARRQRAMSRLTSCVEESYSGRVIIRAFNREEESLASMKEASEELARTSIQAEFLAQAINPAIRFVNRTGQVLIAVLAGKFLIDGALTVGAIQAFFQYVYQAAEPLTEASYMINSMQSALASMEHIYRMLDEEEITEEPEHPVSVSGARGSVEFQDVRFGYSPDHILMKQISFSVKPGQKIAIVGNTGAGKTTLINLLMRFYEVNSGRILLDGEDTAQMTRAELRKNFGMVLQDTWLFGGTIAENIAYGRPDASREEVIAAAKAAHVDFFIRTLPKGYDTILDNEAENISVGQRQLLTIARVMLCNPPVLILDEATSSVDTRTEMAIGEAMQSLMKGRTSFVIAHRLSTIVDVDLILVMKDGDIIEQGSHRELLKAGGAYAELYNSQFA, from the coding sequence GTGGATACAGAGAAGAGTTACCTGGAGGATGAACTGGAGCTGGAGGTGCCAAAGAACGGGCTTAAGACCATGAAGCGGATGTGGGATTCTGCGCCGGAGCAGCACCTGCGGCTGCTTTTAGTCATGATTTCTGTTGTGTGCTATACGCTGTTTTCCATTGTATCGCCCCTCTACAGCGCACACCTGGTGGATCTGATATGGAACGGGGTGAAGGAGTCTGCCGCCCAGAGGACGGTTTTCAGCTTCAGCTGGGCCCGGGGAGGGCGGGAGCTGCTCATCCTGTTTCTCCTCTATTCTGTCACCTGGCTGTTCTATACGGCCCAGAATTTCCTGATGGCCGGCTTTGCAGAAAAGCTGAACCTGAATCTGAGGGAACAGATCAGCAGGAAATTAAACAGGCTGCCCCTGTCCTACTTCGACGGGCACCAGCCGGGAGAGATTTTAAGCCGCGCCACAAACGATCTGGACAAAATGTCAGAGGCCCTTCAGACCGGGCTTTTGAAGCTGTTTACCTCAGTGGGGCTGGCGGCAGGCTCGCTGATTATGATGCTTCGCTATAACCTTATTCTTACGGCAGTGTTCCTGGTATTTACAGGGCTGTCCATGGTGCTCACAAATATATTTTCAGGAAAGACGCTCCGCTTCTCTGCCAGAAGGCAGAGGGCCATGAGCAGGCTGACCAGCTGTGTGGAGGAGTCCTACAGCGGGCGCGTGATCATCCGGGCATTTAACCGGGAGGAGGAAAGTCTTGCGTCCATGAAGGAGGCTTCGGAGGAGCTTGCCAGAACTTCCATCCAGGCAGAATTTCTGGCCCAGGCCATCAATCCGGCCATCCGCTTTGTAAACCGGACGGGGCAGGTGCTGATTGCCGTTCTGGCCGGAAAATTTTTGATTGACGGGGCATTGACGGTAGGCGCTATCCAGGCCTTTTTCCAGTACGTCTACCAGGCCGCGGAGCCGCTGACAGAGGCATCCTATATGATCAATTCCATGCAGTCGGCTCTGGCCTCCATGGAGCATATTTACAGAATGCTTGACGAGGAGGAGATTACAGAGGAGCCTGAGCACCCCGTAAGCGTGTCAGGCGCCAGGGGAAGCGTGGAATTTCAGGATGTGCGCTTTGGCTATTCACCGGATCACATTTTGATGAAGCAGATCAGCTTTTCCGTAAAACCGGGGCAGAAAATTGCCATTGTAGGAAATACGGGCGCGGGAAAGACAACGCTGATTAACCTTCTCATGCGTTTTTATGAGGTAAACAGCGGAAGGATTCTGCTGGACGGAGAGGATACGGCTCAAATGACCAGGGCGGAGCTTCGGAAAAATTTCGGCATGGTGCTTCAGGATACCTGGCTGTTTGGGGGAACCATAGCGGAAAATATCGCCTACGGAAGGCCGGATGCCTCCAGAGAAGAGGTGATCGCGGCTGCTAAGGCCGCCCATGTGGATTTCTTTATCCGCACTCTCCCCAAGGGATATGATACCATTCTGGACAATGAGGCGGAGAATATCTCGGTTGGCCAGAGACAGCTTCTCACCATCGCCCGGGTGATGCTCTGCAATCCTCCGGTGCTGATCCTGGATGAGGCCACATCCAGCGTAGACACGCGGACAGAGATGGCCATAGGAGAGGCCATGCAGTCGTTAATGAAGGGAAGAACCAGCTTCGTCATCGCCCACCGCCTGTCGACGATTGTGGATGTAGATCTGATTCTGGTGATGAAGGACGGTGATATCATCGAGCAGGGAAGCCACCGGGAGCTTCTGAAGGCCGGAGGAGCGTACGCAGAGCTCTATAACAGCCAGTTTGCCTAG
- a CDS encoding flavodoxin family protein yields the protein MIKETVHRQCCATQGEPEKGLRSRQPCRQAVFGGNAWGWERLRRQKGWRRMKIAIIYYSQTGHTREMGSVIAEGVERAGGEARLFSVEEPVDEEYVNSCDGVIIGTPTWLANTCWQIKKWFDVDSGKLKLAGKLGGVYATAHYAQGGGDVALMNMIGHMLVKGMLLYSGGASLGKPFIHLGPVALDSVGTHFEDCKEDFRIYGERFARKAGELFEK from the coding sequence ATGATAAAAGAAACGGTTCACAGGCAGTGTTGTGCCACACAGGGTGAGCCGGAAAAGGGGCTGCGGAGCCGTCAGCCCTGCAGGCAGGCTGTTTTTGGCGGGAATGCCTGGGGATGGGAGCGGCTCAGACGGCAGAAAGGATGGAGAAGGATGAAGATTGCAATTATTTATTATAGCCAGACAGGTCACACCAGAGAGATGGGCTCTGTGATTGCAGAGGGAGTGGAGCGCGCCGGCGGTGAGGCAAGGCTCTTTTCCGTGGAGGAGCCGGTGGACGAGGAGTATGTAAACTCCTGCGACGGAGTCATTATCGGAACGCCTACCTGGCTTGCCAATACCTGCTGGCAGATTAAAAAGTGGTTTGACGTGGACAGCGGGAAGCTGAAGCTGGCAGGAAAGCTGGGAGGCGTGTATGCTACAGCCCACTATGCCCAGGGGGGAGGCGATGTGGCTCTCATGAATATGATCGGCCACATGCTGGTGAAGGGAATGCTTCTCTACTCCGGCGGTGCTTCCCTGGGAAAACCTTTCATCCATCTGGGGCCGGTTGCCCTGGATTCCGTGGGAACTCATTTTGAGGACTGCAAGGAGGACTTCCGGATCTACGGAGAGCGGTTTGCCAGAAAAGCAGGCGAGCTGTTTGAAAAATAG
- a CDS encoding ATP-dependent helicase, with product MGNKFDLLNPKQQEAVFHTEGPLLVLAGAGSGKTRVLTHRIAYLIEEKGVNPWNIMAITFTNKAAAEMRERVDQIVGFGSESIWVSTFHSSCVRILRRHIDRLGYDTSFTIYDTDDQRTLMKQIFKRLQVDTKQFKERSVLGRISSLKNEMIRPDEALTNAGGDFGEKKIAELYGEYQKALKNNNALDFDDLLVKTVELFEADQEVLAYYQNRFRYIMVDEYQDTNMVQFKLVDLLAGKYRNICVVGDDDQSIYKFRGADIENILSFEKAFPGAQVIKLEQNYRSTQNILNAANEVIRNNRGRKDKTLWTANGEGERVRLAQFDTAYEEADYIACDIKAESAKENSPFSDFAVLYRTNAQSRLLEEKMILHSIPYRLVGGVNFYQRKEIKDILSYLKTIANGQDDLAVQRIVNVPKRGIGATSMGRVTAFASAGGMSFYDALLRVKAVPSIGKAADKIGVFTEQIEDFKARLGELSLKELIEEILENTGYRKEIEAEGEVEAETRLQNIQELINKAVAYWDNEENPTLDGFLEEVALVADVDSMDESENRVVLMTLHSAKGLEFPHVYLSGMEDGLFPSSMSIMSDDGDAVEEERRLCYVGITRARERLTLTAARQRMTNGETRFSRLSRFVEEIPPLLLDRQNKPSSFEKRGTGAGGSGLHFAEDEFDDSGLPWGDEFEPGFGSRPSGRQNGRFGDGQGSLSSSGSSWSGNSSWGGGWGGSSVSSGDWDRSTEGFTVPKRPAGFSAFGQKPNAYASKTSSPAPSFGKQFTVQKAGSLDYKAGDRVCHIKFGEGTVKNIVDGGKDYEVTVDFDRAGIKKMFASFAKLKKL from the coding sequence ATGGGAAATAAATTTGATTTGCTGAATCCGAAGCAGCAGGAGGCAGTTTTCCACACAGAGGGGCCTCTTCTTGTTCTGGCTGGAGCCGGTTCGGGAAAAACGAGAGTTCTGACCCACAGGATAGCCTATCTCATAGAGGAAAAGGGGGTGAACCCCTGGAATATTATGGCCATCACCTTTACCAACAAGGCGGCAGCCGAGATGAGGGAGAGGGTGGACCAGATTGTGGGCTTTGGCTCTGAGAGCATCTGGGTGAGTACCTTTCACTCCTCCTGTGTGCGTATCCTCAGAAGACATATAGACAGGCTGGGATATGACACCAGCTTCACCATCTATGACACGGATGATCAGAGAACTCTGATGAAGCAGATTTTCAAGCGCCTTCAGGTAGATACCAAGCAGTTTAAGGAGAGAAGTGTGCTGGGAAGGATTTCCTCCCTTAAAAACGAGATGATCCGGCCAGACGAGGCCCTTACAAACGCAGGGGGGGACTTCGGGGAGAAAAAGATCGCAGAGCTCTACGGAGAGTACCAGAAGGCTCTGAAAAATAATAATGCCCTGGATTTCGACGATCTGCTGGTTAAGACTGTGGAGCTGTTTGAGGCGGATCAGGAGGTTCTCGCCTATTATCAGAACCGGTTCCGCTACATTATGGTGGACGAGTACCAGGACACTAATATGGTGCAGTTTAAGCTGGTTGATCTGCTGGCGGGAAAGTACAGGAATATATGCGTGGTGGGCGACGACGACCAGTCCATCTACAAGTTCAGGGGGGCTGACATTGAAAATATCCTGAGCTTTGAGAAGGCGTTCCCGGGAGCACAGGTCATCAAACTGGAACAGAATTACCGCTCCACCCAGAATATTCTGAATGCCGCCAACGAGGTGATCCGAAATAACAGAGGCAGAAAGGATAAAACCCTCTGGACGGCCAACGGGGAGGGCGAGCGTGTGCGGCTTGCCCAGTTTGACACAGCTTATGAAGAGGCGGACTACATAGCGTGTGACATTAAGGCCGAGTCCGCCAAGGAAAACAGTCCCTTTTCCGACTTCGCTGTGCTGTACCGGACCAACGCCCAGTCCCGCCTTCTGGAGGAGAAAATGATTCTCCACAGCATCCCGTACCGGCTGGTGGGCGGCGTCAACTTCTATCAGAGAAAAGAGATCAAGGATATTCTCTCTTATTTGAAAACCATCGCAAACGGCCAGGACGATCTGGCTGTCCAGAGAATTGTCAATGTGCCGAAGCGGGGAATCGGAGCCACATCCATGGGAAGGGTGACTGCCTTTGCCTCTGCAGGCGGTATGAGCTTTTATGACGCCCTCCTCCGCGTGAAGGCTGTTCCGTCCATCGGGAAGGCAGCTGACAAGATTGGAGTGTTTACAGAACAGATCGAGGACTTTAAGGCAAGGCTGGGGGAGCTGAGCTTAAAGGAGCTTATCGAAGAAATCCTTGAAAACACCGGATACCGCAAGGAGATTGAGGCTGAGGGAGAGGTCGAGGCGGAAACCAGGCTTCAGAATATCCAGGAGCTGATCAACAAGGCAGTGGCCTACTGGGACAATGAGGAGAACCCCACCCTGGACGGCTTCCTGGAGGAGGTGGCTCTGGTGGCGGATGTGGACAGCATGGACGAGTCGGAAAACCGTGTGGTGCTCATGACGCTCCACAGCGCCAAGGGACTGGAATTTCCCCATGTGTACCTGAGCGGAATGGAGGATGGGCTGTTCCCCAGCAGCATGTCAATCATGTCCGACGACGGGGACGCGGTGGAGGAGGAGCGCCGCCTCTGCTATGTGGGAATCACAAGGGCCAGAGAGAGGCTTACCCTGACGGCAGCCAGACAGAGGATGACCAACGGAGAAACAAGGTTTTCCAGGCTCAGCCGTTTCGTGGAGGAGATCCCGCCCCTTCTCCTGGACAGGCAGAACAAGCCCTCTTCCTTTGAGAAAAGAGGAACGGGAGCCGGCGGATCCGGGCTTCACTTCGCGGAGGATGAGTTTGACGACAGCGGTCTGCCCTGGGGAGATGAGTTTGAGCCGGGCTTTGGTTCCCGCCCGTCCGGCCGTCAGAACGGAAGATTTGGGGATGGACAGGGCAGTCTGTCCTCCTCAGGTTCCTCCTGGTCGGGCAATTCCTCCTGGGGAGGAGGATGGGGAGGCTCCTCAGTCTCCTCCGGCGACTGGGACCGCTCCACAGAAGGGTTTACTGTGCCGAAACGTCCGGCCGGCTTCAGCGCCTTTGGTCAGAAGCCAAACGCCTATGCCTCTAAGACCTCCAGCCCGGCCCCTTCCTTCGGAAAGCAGTTCACGGTCCAGAAGGCAGGAAGCCTTGACTATAAGGCCGGCGACCGTGTCTGCCATATAAAATTCGGGGAGGGGACCGTAAAGAATATTGTGGATGGCGGTAAGGATTACGAGGTGACCGTGGACTTCGACAGAGCCGGAATTAAAAAGATGTTTGCATCCTTTGCAAAATTGAAAAAATTGTAA